Below is a genomic region from Pseudomonas svalbardensis.
TGCCGGGTCATGGCTTGCAAACCTCGTCGCGCAAGATGCTCGGCGAAGTATGTGACATGGTGATTGTGGTCGGTGGTGACGGCAGCCTGCTCGGCGCCGCTCGCGCGCTAGCCCGGCACAATATTCCAGTGCTCGGCATCAACCGTGGCAGCCTAGGCTTTCTGACCGATATTCGCCCCGATGAGCTGGAAGTCAAAGTCGCCGAAGTGCTCGACGGCCACTATCTGGTCGAGAACCGCTTCCTGCTGCAAGCCGAAGTTCGTCGTCATGCCGAGGCCATCGGTCAGGGCGACGCGCTGAACGACGTGGTGCTGCACCCCGGCAAATCGACGCGGATGATCGAGTTCGAACTGTACATCGACGGCCAGTTCGTCTGCAGCCAGAAGGCCGACGGCCTGATCGTCGCCACGCCCACCGGTTCGACCGCCTACGCGCTGTCGGCGGGCGGGCCGATCATGCATCCCAAACTCGACGCTATTGTGATTGTGCCGATGTATCCCCATACCTTGTCGGGCAGGCCGATTGTGGTCGATGGCAACAGTGAGCTGAAAATCGTCGTGTCCAAAGATATG
It encodes:
- a CDS encoding NAD(+) kinase: MEQFRNIGIIGRLGSSQVLDTVRRLKRFLLDRHLHVILEDTIAEVLPGHGLQTSSRKMLGEVCDMVIVVGGDGSLLGAARALARHNIPVLGINRGSLGFLTDIRPDELEVKVAEVLDGHYLVENRFLLQAEVRRHAEAIGQGDALNDVVLHPGKSTRMIEFELYIDGQFVCSQKADGLIVATPTGSTAYALSAGGPIMHPKLDAIVIVPMYPHTLSGRPIVVDGNSELKIVVSKDMQIYPQVSCDGQNHFTCAPGDTITISKKAQKLRLIHPLDHNYYEVCRTKLGWGSKLGGGGD